Proteins found in one Takifugu rubripes chromosome 17, fTakRub1.2, whole genome shotgun sequence genomic segment:
- the il15 gene encoding interleukin 15 isoform X1, which yields MSGEPLPESAVRVWALGKPRDCKVTPWLFLVKITQQDCAAEVVSLLLWLLVPLCQRSSYARVCPSSAQAVKGVHFQSSCHLCREILKAQVWFHLFVLCFLSPYTCAASVPETRGVQICVKALRPAIENSDAMLYAPSANSVKKQCKNMSLRCYMLELIMVINEEEIMDNNANCISDFNEILPTDNSVGCPPCEEYAIRNITMFLGRLQSLLEELNVIQNT from the exons ATGTCAGGTGAGCCGCTTCCAGAATCAGCGGTGCGGGTGTGGGCTCTGGGAAAACCACGTGATTGCAAAGTAACTCCGTGGTTATTCTTGGTCAAAATCACGCAACAGGATTGTGCCGCAGAAGTCGTTTCGCTTTTACTTTGGTTGCTGGTGCCTTTGTGTCAAAGGTCGTCTTACGCAAGGGTCTGCCCCTCCAGCGCGCAGGCGGTTAAAG GCGTCCATTTCCAGTCATCCTGTCATCTGTGCAGAGAGATCCTCAAAGCTCAAGTCTGGTTTCATTTATTCGTCCTGTG CTTCTTGAGCCCGTACACGTGCGCTGCTTCCGTACCCGAAACAAGGGGAGTTCAAATTTGCGTCAAGGCGCTGAGGCCCGCCATTGAG AACTCGGACGCGATGCTGTATGCACCATCGGCCAACAGTGTTAAA AAGCAATGTAAAAATATGTCGCTCAGATGTTACATGCTGGAGTTGATAATGGTCATCAATGAGGAGGAAATTATGGACAACAACGCCAACTGCATCAGTGACTTTAATGAAATCCTCCCGACTGACAACTCC GTTGGCTGTCCACCGTGCGAAGAGTACGCGATCAGAAATATTACAATGTTCTTGGGAAGATTACAAAGCCTCTTGGAAGAATTGAATGTAATACAGAACACGTAA
- the il15 gene encoding interleukin 15 (The RefSeq protein has 1 substitution compared to this genomic sequence), translating to MRDFMMVQPTCLGEQRATGVHFQSSCHLCREILKAQVWFHLFVLCFLSPYTCAASVPETRGVQICVKALRPAIENSDAMLYAPSANSVKKQCKNMSLRCYMLELIMVINEEEIMDNNANCISDFNEILPTDNSVGCPPCEEYAIRNITIFLGRLQSLLEELNVIQNT from the exons ATGAGAGACTTCATGATGGTCCAGCCGACATGTCTCGGAGAGCAGCGAGCG ACAGGCGTCCATTTCCAGTCATCCTGTCATCTGTGCAGAGAGATCCTCAAAGCTCAAGTCTGGTTTCATTTATTCGTCCTGTG CTTCTTGAGCCCGTACACGTGCGCTGCTTCCGTACCCGAAACAAGGGGAGTTCAAATTTGCGTCAAGGCGCTGAGGCCCGCCATTGAG AACTCGGACGCGATGCTGTATGCACCATCGGCCAACAGTGTTAAA AAGCAATGTAAAAATATGTCGCTCAGATGTTACATGCTGGAGTTGATAATGGTCATCAATGAGGAGGAAATTATGGACAACAACGCCAACTGCATCAGTGACTTTAATGAAATCCTCCCGACTGACAACTCC GTTGGCTGTCCACCGTGCGAAGAGTACGCGATCAGAAATATTACAATGTTCTTGGGAAGATTACAAAGCCTCTTGGAAGAATTGAATGTAATACAGAACACGTAA
- the il15 gene encoding interleukin 15 isoform X2 translates to MSRRAASGVHFQSSCHLCREILKAQVWFHLFVLCFLSPYTCAASVPETRGVQICVKALRPAIENSDAMLYAPSANSVKKQCKNMSLRCYMLELIMVINEEEIMDNNANCISDFNEILPTDNSVGCPPCEEYAIRNITMFLGRLQSLLEELNVIQNT, encoded by the exons ATGTCTCGGAGAGCAGCGAGCG GCGTCCATTTCCAGTCATCCTGTCATCTGTGCAGAGAGATCCTCAAAGCTCAAGTCTGGTTTCATTTATTCGTCCTGTG CTTCTTGAGCCCGTACACGTGCGCTGCTTCCGTACCCGAAACAAGGGGAGTTCAAATTTGCGTCAAGGCGCTGAGGCCCGCCATTGAG AACTCGGACGCGATGCTGTATGCACCATCGGCCAACAGTGTTAAA AAGCAATGTAAAAATATGTCGCTCAGATGTTACATGCTGGAGTTGATAATGGTCATCAATGAGGAGGAAATTATGGACAACAACGCCAACTGCATCAGTGACTTTAATGAAATCCTCCCGACTGACAACTCC GTTGGCTGTCCACCGTGCGAAGAGTACGCGATCAGAAATATTACAATGTTCTTGGGAAGATTACAAAGCCTCTTGGAAGAATTGAATGTAATACAGAACACGTAA
- the znf330 gene encoding zinc finger protein 330, translated as MPKKKTGARKKAENRKEREKQIRANRDHVEVAKHPCNVNMDCDKCQRKQKNRAFCYFCNAVQKLPICANCGKTKCMKSSDCVIKHPGIHSTGMGMVGAVCDFCEAWVCHSRKCLSTHACVCPLTDADCIECDRSVWDHGGRIFRCSFCQNFLCEDDQFEHQASCQILQAETFKCVSCNRLGQHSCLRCKACFCDEHAKSKVYKQEKGKAPPCPKCGHETQETKDLSMSTRTLKFGRQAGADEYDDDYDNGASGYDAYWKNLASGGQRDDYREEDEDEDDDYEEEDEEEEDDDDDDEEEEEEEEEGGGAEEKTAGSMAGLKLGESS; from the exons ATGCCCAAAAAGAAAACGGGTGCTCGTAAAAAAGCTGAGAATCGGAAAGAACGAGAGAAACAGATCCGAGCCAACCGGGATCATGTTGAAGTGGCCAAACACCCCTGCAACGTTAATATG GATTGTGACAAATGTCAGCG AAAACAGAAGAACAGAGCATTTTGTTACTTCTGCAATGCAGTGCAGAAGCTGCCAATCTGTGCTAACTGTG GAAAAACCAAGTGCATGAAATCATCAGATTGTGTGATCAAACATCCTGGGATCCACAGCACCGGAATGGGCATGGTG GGGGCAGTATGTGACTTTTGTGAAGCCTGGGTGTGTCACAGCAGGAAGTGCCTGAGCACTCACGCCTGCGTGTGTCCGCTGACTGATGCTGACTGTATCGAGTGTGATAGGAGCGTGTGGGATCATG GGGGACGGATCTTCCGCTGTTCCTTTTGCCAGAACTTCTTATGTGAGGACGATCAGTTTGAGCACCAGGCGAGCTGCCAAATCCTTCAGGCAGAAACATTCAAAT GTGTTTCCTGCAACAGACTGGGCCAACACTCCTGCCTGCGCTGTAAG GCCTGCTTCTGCGATGAGCACGCCAAGAGTAAAGTTTACAAACAGGAGAAAGGAAAAGCCCCTCCCTGCCCCAAATGTGGTCATGAGACTCAGGAGACCAAAGACCTCAGCATGTCCA CCCGAACGCTGAAGTTCGGACGCCAGGCGGGTGCGGATGAATACGACGACGATTACGACAACGGGGCGTCGGGATACGACGCCTACTGGAAGAACTTGGCATCTGGAGGCCAAAGGGACGActacagagaggaagatgaggacgaggacgacgactatgaggaggaggatgaggaagaagaagatgatgatgatgacgatgaagaggaggaggaagaggaggaagaaggaggaggggccGAAGAAAAGACTGCTGGTTCCATGGCTGGTCTTAAACTGGGTGAGAGCAGCTGA
- the rnf150a gene encoding RING finger protein 150a, translating to MAPSVVRACRSLALSTWLLSFSFVHLLCLDFTVAEKEEWYTAFVNMSYLDPVSSEVRMEKTECGRYGEHSPKKEVKGLVLLPSLPQDRQVCDPNVRFPTVPQNTAWVALVASGNCTFKEKIRNVANLNASAVVIYNVGSSSANDTITMSHPGTGSIVAIMIPEPKGREITALLERNVRITLHITIGTRNLQKYVSRTSVVFVSISFIILMIISLAWLVFYYIQRFRYASARNRNQRRLGDAAKKAISKLQVRTIKKGDKETESDFDNCAVCIEGYRPSDVVRILPCRHVFHKHCVDPWLQDHRTCPMCKMNILKALGIPLSADCLDDIPPDYETSVGGPPTNPISAASEITVNESSVVLDPGVRTTSFEQLYADAPAEEGSHIIDSSEQQPPLSSDSDMSIVMGMEVGVSDLGLSLEPESEVFAKS from the exons ATGGCACCATCCGTCGTCCGAGCGTGCCGCAGTCTGGCTCTCTCGACGTGGCTACTGTCATTTAGTTTCGTTCACTTACTGTGCCTGGACTTCACTGttgcagaaaaagaagaatggTACACGGCTTTTGTCAACATGTCGTACCTGGATCCGGTCAGCTCTGAGGTCAGGATGGAGAAAACCGAGTGCGGTCGGTACGGCGAGCACTCGCCCAAGAAAGAAGTCAAGGGTTTGGTCCTGCTGCCGTCCCTTCCGCAGGACAGACAGGTTTGCGACCCAAACGTCAGGTTCCCCACGGTGCCCCAGAACACCGCCTGGGTGGCGCTGGTGGCCTCGGGGAACTGCACGTTTAAAGAGAAAATCCGGAACGTCGCAAATCTCAACGCCTCTGCAGTTGTCATCTATAATGTGGGCTCCAGCAGTGCCAACGACACTATAACAATGTCCCACCCAG gcacaGGCAGCATCGTGGCCATCATGATTCCAGAGCCAAAAGGTCGTGAGATCACGGCCTTGCTGGAGCGGAACGTCAGGATCACCCTGCACATCACCATCGGCACCCGCAACCTGCAGAAGTACGTGAGCAGGACGTCGGTCGTGTTCGTCTCCAtctccttcatcatcctcatgatCATCTCCCTCGCCTGGCTCGTCTTCTACTACATCCAGAGGTTCCGCTACGCCAGCGCACGCAACCGCAACCAG AGACGTTTAGGTGATGCGGCCAAAAAGGCCATCAGTAAGCTGCAAGTGCGAACCATCAAGAAAGGGGACAAG GAGACGGAGTCAGACTTTGACAACTGTGCCGTCTGCATCGAAGGCTACAGGCCGAGCGATGTCGTGCGGATATTACCGTGCAG GCATGTCTTCCATAAACACTGTGTTGACCCGTGGCTGCAGGACCACCGCACGTGCCCCATGTGTAAAATGAACATTCTCAAAGCTTTGGGAATCCCG CTCAGTGCAGACTGTTTAGACGATATTCCTCCAGACTACGAGACGTCCGTCGGGGGTCCGCCCACCAACCCCATCAGCGCGGCGAGCGAAATCACGGTGAACGAGAGCTCGGTGGTTCTGGATCCGGGGGTGAGAACGACAAGTTTCGAGCAGCTCTACGCAGATGCTCCTGCAGAAGAGGGGAGCCACATCATCGACAGCA GTGAGCAGCAGCCTCCGCTCAGCAGCGACTCGGACATGTCCATCGTCATGGGAATGGAGGTGGGCGTGTCTGATTTGGGCCTGTCCCTGGAGCCTGAGAGCGAGGTTTTTGCTAAATCTTGA
- the LOC105417696 gene encoding putative nuclease HARBI1 isoform X1 codes for MGGGEQLSEFLRGTIVGCHMCNKSIREISTMLNLPRSTVVSVLLRWKREGSTVALPRSGRPHKLAEEGRQVLQGKAMESGRALPGEFQTASGAKNEHPSHYCVRNRHVLLLTMYTDGQADLRPDFRLSRSTVVKLIGVLRSPFDHGWGLEVEVLVFLFWLASAASYRVVSRGFSIPRSTVYDIVRRMSDKVLSLKNRTIKFPSLVDIPNIAAGFERLSGSQALQNVVGSIGGCHIRIKRPVADAHCYFNRKLFYSIQLQAVCDHQGLFIDIFTGYPGSVHDTQVLRNSPLYVQGLYPPEGYCIVGDGGYPCMSRPIALVTPYREPVTNMMVARFNRHHAKARSVIERAFGIMKTRWRAIFLKPLEVKPAFATKVFACCTILHNVCLQNGDSMEPSEEALGPDDIDQMQPDLQCGEQIRDRLAAALSAPTHLPPALQEHDYI; via the exons ATGGGGGGTGGTGAGCAGTTGAGTGAATTTCTGCGGGGCACAATTGTCGGTTGCCACATGTGTAACAAGTCGATCCGTGAGATCTCCACCATGCTGAACCTGCCGCGGTCGACCGTTGTCTCCGTCCTCCTGAGGTGGAAACGTGAAGGGTCAACCGTGGCTCTGCCCCGGAGTGGCCGACCACACAAGCTCGCAGAGGAGGGCCGACaagtgctgcagggaaaagcgATGGAATCTGGCCGGGCACTCCCGGGCGAGTTTCAGACTGCCTCCGGAGCGAAG aacGAGCACCCATCACATTATTGTGTGAGGAACAGGCATGTTCTACTTCTGACAATGTACACCGATGGCCAAGCTGACCTCCGCCCAGACTTCCGTCTCTCTCGGTCAACGGTGGTCAAACTCATCGGTGTCCTGCGCTCGCCGTTTGACCATGGCTGGGGTCTGGAAGTGGAGGTTTTAGTTTTCCTTTTCTGGCTGGCAAGCGCAGCCTCCTACCGTGTGGTGTCAAGGGGATTTTCAATTCCACGCTCCACAGTGTATGACATTGTTCGCAGGATGTCAGACAAAGTTCTGTCCCTAAAAAACCGGACCATCAAATTCCCAAGTCTGGTAGACATTCCGAATATCGCTGCTGGATTTGAGCGCCTGTCTGGATCACAGGCGCTTCAAAATGTGGTGGGCAGCATTGGTGGGTGCCACATTAGGATCAAGCGCCCAGTTGCAGATGCTCACTGTTATTTTAACAGGAAGCTTTTCTACTCCATCCAGCTCCAAGCAGTGTGTGACCACCAGGGCCTTTTCATAGACATTTTTACAGGTTACCCAGGCTCTGTCCATGACACGCAAGTCCTGAGAAACAGCCCTCTCTATGTTCAGGGACTGTACCCACCTGAGGGGTATTGTATAGTTGGGGATGGTGGCTATCCCTGTATGTCCAGGCCTATAGCCCTGGTTACACCATACAGAGAGCCAGTGACGAATATGATGGTGGCCAGGTTTAACAGACATCATGCAAAAGCCCGTTCTGTGATAGAACGGGCTTTTGGCATTATGAAGACCAGATGGCGGGCAATATTTCTAAAACCTCTGGAGGTGAAGCCTGCATTTGCCACCAAAGTCTTTGCATGCTGCACCATTCTGCACAATGTGTGCTTGCAGAATGGTGACAGCATGGAACCCTCAGAAGAAGCACTTGGGCCAGATGACATTGATCAAATGCAGCCAGACCTACAATGTGGAGAGCAAATTAGGGACAGACTGGCTGCAGCCCTGTCAGCGCCAACCCATCTCCCACCAGCTCTCCAAGAGCATGATTACATTTAG
- the LOC105417696 gene encoding putative nuclease HARBI1 isoform X2, with the protein MAPEIVFIILNILLLRSRRLRRNRQLRTILALCQTNEHPSHYCVRNRHVLLLTMYTDGQADLRPDFRLSRSTVVKLIGVLRSPFDHGWGLEVEVLVFLFWLASAASYRVVSRGFSIPRSTVYDIVRRMSDKVLSLKNRTIKFPSLVDIPNIAAGFERLSGSQALQNVVGSIGGCHIRIKRPVADAHCYFNRKLFYSIQLQAVCDHQGLFIDIFTGYPGSVHDTQVLRNSPLYVQGLYPPEGYCIVGDGGYPCMSRPIALVTPYREPVTNMMVARFNRHHAKARSVIERAFGIMKTRWRAIFLKPLEVKPAFATKVFACCTILHNVCLQNGDSMEPSEEALGPDDIDQMQPDLQCGEQIRDRLAAALSAPTHLPPALQEHDYI; encoded by the exons atggctccagaaATAGTTTTTATCATCTTAAATATTCTTTTGTTGCGATCCCGTCGTCTGAGGAGGAACAGACAACTCCGGACAATTTTGGCTCTATGTCAAACT aacGAGCACCCATCACATTATTGTGTGAGGAACAGGCATGTTCTACTTCTGACAATGTACACCGATGGCCAAGCTGACCTCCGCCCAGACTTCCGTCTCTCTCGGTCAACGGTGGTCAAACTCATCGGTGTCCTGCGCTCGCCGTTTGACCATGGCTGGGGTCTGGAAGTGGAGGTTTTAGTTTTCCTTTTCTGGCTGGCAAGCGCAGCCTCCTACCGTGTGGTGTCAAGGGGATTTTCAATTCCACGCTCCACAGTGTATGACATTGTTCGCAGGATGTCAGACAAAGTTCTGTCCCTAAAAAACCGGACCATCAAATTCCCAAGTCTGGTAGACATTCCGAATATCGCTGCTGGATTTGAGCGCCTGTCTGGATCACAGGCGCTTCAAAATGTGGTGGGCAGCATTGGTGGGTGCCACATTAGGATCAAGCGCCCAGTTGCAGATGCTCACTGTTATTTTAACAGGAAGCTTTTCTACTCCATCCAGCTCCAAGCAGTGTGTGACCACCAGGGCCTTTTCATAGACATTTTTACAGGTTACCCAGGCTCTGTCCATGACACGCAAGTCCTGAGAAACAGCCCTCTCTATGTTCAGGGACTGTACCCACCTGAGGGGTATTGTATAGTTGGGGATGGTGGCTATCCCTGTATGTCCAGGCCTATAGCCCTGGTTACACCATACAGAGAGCCAGTGACGAATATGATGGTGGCCAGGTTTAACAGACATCATGCAAAAGCCCGTTCTGTGATAGAACGGGCTTTTGGCATTATGAAGACCAGATGGCGGGCAATATTTCTAAAACCTCTGGAGGTGAAGCCTGCATTTGCCACCAAAGTCTTTGCATGCTGCACCATTCTGCACAATGTGTGCTTGCAGAATGGTGACAGCATGGAACCCTCAGAAGAAGCACTTGGGCCAGATGACATTGATCAAATGCAGCCAGACCTACAATGTGGAGAGCAAATTAGGGACAGACTGGCTGCAGCCCTGTCAGCGCCAACCCATCTCCCACCAGCTCTCCAAGAGCATGATTACATTTAG
- the LOC105417696 gene encoding protein ALP1-like isoform X3 has product MYTDGQADLRPDFRLSRSTVVKLIGVLRSPFDHGWGLEVEVLVFLFWLASAASYRVVSRGFSIPRSTVYDIVRRMSDKVLSLKNRTIKFPSLVDIPNIAAGFERLSGSQALQNVVGSIGGCHIRIKRPVADAHCYFNRKLFYSIQLQAVCDHQGLFIDIFTGYPGSVHDTQVLRNSPLYVQGLYPPEGYCIVGDGGYPCMSRPIALVTPYREPVTNMMVARFNRHHAKARSVIERAFGIMKTRWRAIFLKPLEVKPAFATKVFACCTILHNVCLQNGDSMEPSEEALGPDDIDQMQPDLQCGEQIRDRLAAALSAPTHLPPALQEHDYI; this is encoded by the coding sequence ATGTACACCGATGGCCAAGCTGACCTCCGCCCAGACTTCCGTCTCTCTCGGTCAACGGTGGTCAAACTCATCGGTGTCCTGCGCTCGCCGTTTGACCATGGCTGGGGTCTGGAAGTGGAGGTTTTAGTTTTCCTTTTCTGGCTGGCAAGCGCAGCCTCCTACCGTGTGGTGTCAAGGGGATTTTCAATTCCACGCTCCACAGTGTATGACATTGTTCGCAGGATGTCAGACAAAGTTCTGTCCCTAAAAAACCGGACCATCAAATTCCCAAGTCTGGTAGACATTCCGAATATCGCTGCTGGATTTGAGCGCCTGTCTGGATCACAGGCGCTTCAAAATGTGGTGGGCAGCATTGGTGGGTGCCACATTAGGATCAAGCGCCCAGTTGCAGATGCTCACTGTTATTTTAACAGGAAGCTTTTCTACTCCATCCAGCTCCAAGCAGTGTGTGACCACCAGGGCCTTTTCATAGACATTTTTACAGGTTACCCAGGCTCTGTCCATGACACGCAAGTCCTGAGAAACAGCCCTCTCTATGTTCAGGGACTGTACCCACCTGAGGGGTATTGTATAGTTGGGGATGGTGGCTATCCCTGTATGTCCAGGCCTATAGCCCTGGTTACACCATACAGAGAGCCAGTGACGAATATGATGGTGGCCAGGTTTAACAGACATCATGCAAAAGCCCGTTCTGTGATAGAACGGGCTTTTGGCATTATGAAGACCAGATGGCGGGCAATATTTCTAAAACCTCTGGAGGTGAAGCCTGCATTTGCCACCAAAGTCTTTGCATGCTGCACCATTCTGCACAATGTGTGCTTGCAGAATGGTGACAGCATGGAACCCTCAGAAGAAGCACTTGGGCCAGATGACATTGATCAAATGCAGCCAGACCTACAATGTGGAGAGCAAATTAGGGACAGACTGGCTGCAGCCCTGTCAGCGCCAACCCATCTCCCACCAGCTCTCCAAGAGCATGATTACATTTAG